One segment of Ureibacillus thermophilus DNA contains the following:
- a CDS encoding YlbG family protein: MQERQGLIVYIYQLKNAKSLRKFGHVHYISRKLKYVVLYCNRDEISYIKNKIQRLPFVKDVVESYLPFVKNEFENSKSKKEKEEFDYRIGL, encoded by the coding sequence ATGCAAGAACGCCAAGGGCTAATTGTGTATATTTATCAGTTAAAAAACGCTAAAAGTTTGAGAAAGTTTGGACATGTGCATTATATTTCAAGAAAATTAAAATATGTTGTCCTTTATTGTAATCGAGATGAAATTTCTTATATAAAAAATAAAATACAACGCCTTCCTTTTGTGAAAGACGTTGTGGAATCTTATTTGCCGTTTGTAAAAAATGAGTTTGAAAATAGCAAATCGAAGAAAGAAAAAGAAGAATTTGATTATCGAATTGGACTTTAA
- a CDS encoding DUF7147 family protein yields the protein MTQQFVELGQGYGDIYELCELIRTNKKRFHNAFLFISYKGNQAYASPAVAFEPVGDSNFMPIYICREGIPYTPEKPSKRLELFEEALKEIGKEAVPMDIKHSCYYAETILFYQHLIGVLRMNRLIPPLD from the coding sequence ATGACTCAACAATTTGTCGAACTAGGACAAGGTTATGGAGATATTTATGAGCTTTGTGAATTGATTCGCACCAATAAAAAAAGATTCCATAACGCCTTTTTATTTATATCTTATAAAGGAAATCAAGCGTACGCTTCCCCGGCAGTAGCCTTTGAACCCGTTGGCGACAGCAATTTTATGCCGATATACATATGCCGCGAAGGAATTCCTTACACACCAGAAAAACCATCTAAGCGGCTAGAGCTATTTGAGGAAGCATTAAAAGAAATCGGCAAAGAAGCAGTTCCAATGGATATAAAACACTCCTGTTACTATGCTGAAACCATTTTATTCTATCAACATTTAATCGGCGTATTGCGAATGAACCGCTTAATTCCACCGCTCGATTAA